One window of Microcoleus vaginatus PCC 9802 genomic DNA carries:
- a CDS encoding DUF3370 domain-containing protein gives MWQSLQVQLNALSAMFLPIFPLAQTIPAPPAQQQLIIDPEVPVPTNEQDLPPQPSSSLLKTLTVPQQVRVLPGQLDSIPVFNSNSPEVVQTEGILLSTFGPEGKQVPSAHLNFPFKGRFDIFAHHIAKAKNREETRTLFQGIIVHNPNSEPVTLNVLQGATYLTRPDALFIDLPSYLENRFGTVFAGPGSRITSDVLRGYRQAILPAAIEIPANQSRMLMNLPIPVGNVTPSSNGRSTLMRMSSSNSVYVASLAMFAPTTPEGIEQYPTLEQWENILNTKGLAGPRDLAPTPRGENPVQKIYGRVAGVAEGSQWEAKITDNSRTDYLTIPKRGESFSYALSTTDTGTFGTGQVQSAKMLARYPDTAYSAHGNYGIQYNLTFPLYNKSGESQSVSIKMQTPIKANTESGGLMFYDPPENRIFFRGTVRVMFNDDTGKTLTRYIHIVQRRGQQGEPLVNVNMKPGERRLVQVDFLYPPDATPPQVLTVRSSN, from the coding sequence ATGTGGCAATCTCTCCAAGTTCAGTTAAACGCGCTCTCAGCAATGTTTTTGCCAATTTTCCCCCTAGCTCAAACAATCCCCGCACCTCCCGCCCAACAACAACTGATCATCGACCCAGAAGTCCCCGTACCCACAAATGAACAGGATTTGCCGCCACAGCCAAGCAGCAGCCTGCTGAAAACCCTGACGGTGCCCCAGCAAGTGCGCGTTTTGCCGGGACAACTCGACAGCATCCCGGTTTTCAACAGCAACAGCCCGGAAGTGGTGCAAACCGAAGGCATTTTGCTCTCCACATTTGGGCCCGAAGGAAAACAAGTACCTTCTGCACACTTAAACTTTCCCTTCAAAGGTCGATTTGACATTTTTGCCCACCACATCGCTAAAGCTAAAAATCGCGAAGAAACTCGCACCTTATTTCAAGGAATAATTGTCCACAATCCTAACTCCGAACCTGTTACTTTAAATGTCTTGCAAGGAGCGACTTATTTAACTCGCCCGGATGCTTTGTTTATCGATTTGCCGTCGTATTTAGAGAATCGATTTGGCACTGTGTTTGCGGGGCCTGGAAGCCGCATCACGAGCGATGTGCTGCGGGGATACAGACAAGCCATTTTGCCGGCTGCGATCGAGATTCCGGCGAATCAGAGCCGAATGTTGATGAATTTGCCGATACCTGTGGGGAATGTCACGCCTTCTTCCAATGGTCGATCGACTTTGATGCGAATGTCGAGCAGCAATTCGGTTTATGTAGCATCATTAGCAATGTTTGCTCCCACAACTCCAGAAGGAATCGAGCAATATCCCACATTAGAACAGTGGGAAAATATTTTAAATACCAAAGGTTTAGCCGGGCCGAGAGATTTAGCACCAACTCCGAGAGGCGAAAATCCGGTGCAAAAAATTTACGGGCGCGTGGCGGGAGTAGCTGAAGGTTCCCAGTGGGAAGCTAAAATTACGGACAATTCGAGAACCGATTATTTAACTATTCCCAAGCGCGGCGAGTCATTTTCCTATGCTTTGAGCACTACTGATACGGGTACTTTTGGAACTGGTCAAGTTCAAAGTGCTAAAATGTTAGCTCGCTATCCCGATACTGCTTATTCTGCTCACGGCAATTACGGGATTCAATACAACTTAACTTTTCCGCTTTACAACAAATCTGGTGAGTCCCAATCTGTTAGCATTAAAATGCAAACACCGATTAAAGCAAATACAGAATCGGGGGGATTGATGTTTTACGATCCTCCCGAAAATCGGATATTTTTCCGAGGTACGGTGCGGGTGATGTTTAATGATGATACGGGCAAGACTTTGACGCGCTACATTCACATTGTGCAGCGCAGGGGACAGCAGGGGGAACCTTTGGTGAATGTAAATATGAAGCCGGGGGAACGCCGTTTAGTGCAGGTGGATTTCTTGTATCCGCCGGATGCGACGCCGCCGCAAGTTTTGACTGTGCGATCGAGTAATTAG
- a CDS encoding 2-oxo acid dehydrogenase subunit E2, translated as MIREVFMPALSSTMTEGKIVSWVKSAGDKVEKGETVVVVESDKADMDVESFYEGYLAIIIVPAGEVAPVGAAIALVAETEAEIATAQQQGAGAPSAAAAPAPSPAPASAPTTSVGLQQNVSRQNGRSVVSPRARKLAKEFKVDLNSIKGSGPNGRIVAEDVEAAAGKAQPAPVQQPVTVPAAPAPAPAAPAAPAPAAAKPAPTPVPAVALSGQTVPMNALQNAVVRNMEASLSVPSFRVGYTITTDNLDKLYKQIKSKGVTMTAMLAKAVAVTLQKHPLLNASYVESAIQYRADINVAVAVAMDGGGLITPVLQNADRLDIYSLSRTWKDLVDRARTKQLKPDEYSTGTFTLSNLGMFGVDKFDAILPPNQGSILAIGSSRPQVVANEEGLMGVKRQMQVNITCDHRIIYGADAASFLQDLAKLIETNPQSLTL; from the coding sequence ATGATTCGCGAAGTTTTCATGCCAGCCCTGAGTTCGACAATGACAGAGGGCAAAATTGTTTCCTGGGTCAAATCTGCCGGAGACAAAGTAGAAAAAGGCGAAACGGTGGTAGTCGTTGAATCCGACAAAGCCGACATGGACGTGGAGTCTTTCTACGAAGGCTATTTAGCAATAATTATCGTACCTGCAGGCGAAGTTGCTCCGGTGGGAGCAGCAATCGCCCTAGTAGCAGAAACGGAAGCCGAAATCGCCACAGCTCAGCAGCAAGGAGCCGGCGCCCCAAGCGCAGCAGCAGCCCCCGCTCCCAGCCCCGCTCCTGCCAGCGCACCTACAACATCAGTAGGTTTGCAGCAAAATGTCAGCCGCCAAAACGGCCGCAGCGTCGTTTCTCCCCGCGCTCGCAAGTTAGCCAAAGAGTTTAAAGTAGATTTGAATTCTATCAAAGGCAGCGGGCCCAACGGCCGAATTGTCGCAGAGGATGTGGAAGCAGCAGCCGGCAAAGCCCAACCCGCTCCGGTTCAGCAACCCGTAACAGTCCCCGCAGCACCCGCACCGGCACCCGCAGCACCCGCAGCGCCCGCCCCCGCAGCAGCCAAACCCGCACCCACACCAGTCCCGGCGGTGGCACTTTCTGGTCAAACAGTACCGATGAACGCGCTGCAAAATGCGGTGGTGCGGAATATGGAAGCAAGTTTGAGCGTGCCGTCTTTCCGCGTCGGTTACACAATTACTACTGATAATCTGGACAAACTCTACAAACAAATTAAGTCGAAGGGCGTTACGATGACGGCTATGCTGGCGAAGGCTGTAGCAGTAACATTACAAAAACATCCTCTGCTGAATGCTTCTTATGTGGAGTCGGCGATTCAATACCGTGCTGATATTAATGTGGCGGTAGCTGTGGCGATGGACGGCGGCGGTTTGATTACGCCGGTGCTGCAAAATGCCGATCGCCTCGATATTTATTCGCTCTCGCGCACCTGGAAGGATTTAGTCGATCGCGCCCGCACCAAGCAGTTGAAGCCTGATGAATATAGCACGGGAACTTTTACTCTTTCCAATTTGGGAATGTTTGGAGTAGACAAGTTTGACGCGATTTTGCCGCCGAATCAAGGATCGATTTTGGCGATCGGCTCTTCGCGGCCGCAAGTAGTAGCCAACGAGGAAGGCTTGATGGGAGTGAAGCGCCAAATGCAGGTGAATATTACTTGCGATCACCGGATTATTTACGGTGCTGATGCGGCGTCTTTCTTGCAAGATTTAGCGAAATTGATTGAGACAAATCCTCAGTCTTTGACACTTTAA
- a CDS encoding long-chain fatty acid--CoA ligase, giving the protein MNSTASYASSQMTDRDRANLSKLIDYSSIQSIPEIWAIVKKQFGQTVALHDPHSQPEIKLTYTDLYQQIQQFAAGLQALGIEPNPGEAVPPRVALFADNSPRWLIADQGIMMAGAANAVRGATADPEELLYIIQDSGSTALVVENRALLKKLQHRLPDLPIQLIVLLSDEEPETSQTLSTVKFSQVMTTGANRPLKPTNHKPQTLATLLYTSGTTGKPKGVMLTHGNLLHQLTTLGTILQPEAGESALSILPSWHAYERSVEYFLLSQGCTQIYTNIRYFKQDFKTYKPQYMVSVPRIWESIYEAVQKQFREQPPNKQKLVDFLLSASQQYIETRRICQGLTLSLKPASGSEKLIARTKSILLSPVHALAEKLVYQKVREATGGRLKWAISGGGSLAAHIDNFFEIANIGLLVGYGLTETSPVLTVRRPWHNLKGSAGQPLAHTEIKIVDPETRQQLPTGQRGLVLARGPQIMQGYYLNPQATAKAIDPEGWFDTGDLGWLTPGNDLILTGRAKDTIVLSNGENIEPQPIEDACLRSPYIDQIMLVGQDQRSVGALIVPNAEAVQKWAETQNPPLHEIDWNSKTIQDLFRKELNREVQNRPGYRADDRIGPFRLIQEPFSMENGMLTQTLKIKRPVVTEHYRDMIDGMF; this is encoded by the coding sequence ATGAACAGCACAGCATCTTACGCATCATCTCAAATGACCGATCGCGATCGCGCTAATCTCAGCAAGCTAATCGATTACAGTTCCATTCAATCGATACCCGAAATTTGGGCGATCGTCAAAAAACAATTCGGTCAAACCGTCGCCCTCCACGACCCCCACAGCCAGCCCGAAATCAAACTCACCTACACCGACCTCTACCAACAAATCCAGCAATTCGCCGCCGGCCTCCAAGCCCTCGGCATCGAACCAAATCCAGGAGAAGCCGTCCCTCCCCGCGTCGCCCTCTTCGCCGACAACAGCCCCCGCTGGCTGATAGCCGACCAAGGTATCATGATGGCAGGGGCAGCCAACGCCGTTCGAGGCGCCACCGCCGACCCGGAAGAACTTTTGTACATCATCCAAGACAGCGGCAGCACCGCCTTGGTAGTCGAAAACCGGGCATTACTCAAAAAACTGCAACACCGCCTCCCGGATTTGCCCATCCAACTCATCGTCCTCCTCTCCGACGAAGAACCGGAAACCAGCCAAACCCTAAGCACAGTCAAATTTTCCCAAGTCATGACCACAGGGGCAAACCGCCCCCTCAAACCCACCAACCACAAGCCTCAAACCCTCGCCACCCTCCTCTACACCAGCGGCACCACTGGCAAACCCAAAGGCGTCATGCTGACTCACGGGAACCTGCTGCACCAACTCACCACCTTGGGCACAATTCTCCAGCCCGAAGCCGGCGAATCTGCCCTCAGCATTCTGCCCAGTTGGCACGCCTACGAACGCAGCGTCGAATACTTCCTGCTTTCCCAAGGATGCACGCAAATTTACACCAATATTCGCTATTTCAAGCAAGACTTTAAAACTTACAAACCCCAGTACATGGTCAGCGTTCCGCGCATCTGGGAATCGATTTATGAGGCCGTACAAAAGCAATTTCGGGAACAGCCACCTAACAAACAAAAATTGGTGGATTTCCTGTTATCTGCCAGCCAGCAATACATCGAGACCCGCCGCATTTGCCAAGGATTAACTCTCAGTTTGAAACCGGCTTCTGGTTCCGAAAAACTAATCGCCCGCACCAAAAGCATTCTGTTGTCGCCCGTACACGCCCTCGCCGAAAAACTGGTTTACCAAAAAGTCAGGGAAGCTACAGGGGGACGCTTAAAATGGGCGATTAGCGGCGGCGGTTCTTTGGCCGCCCATATAGACAATTTCTTTGAAATAGCGAATATCGGTTTATTAGTGGGATATGGTTTAACCGAAACGTCCCCGGTTTTAACCGTCCGCCGCCCTTGGCACAATCTTAAAGGTTCCGCAGGACAGCCTCTAGCCCATACGGAAATTAAAATAGTAGACCCAGAAACCAGACAGCAACTGCCAACAGGCCAGCGCGGTTTAGTATTGGCGCGGGGGCCGCAAATTATGCAGGGCTACTATCTTAATCCCCAAGCGACTGCCAAGGCGATCGACCCCGAAGGCTGGTTCGACACCGGCGATTTGGGCTGGCTGACACCGGGAAACGACTTAATCTTGACCGGGCGGGCCAAAGATACGATCGTCCTCAGCAACGGCGAAAACATCGAACCCCAACCCATAGAAGACGCCTGCCTCCGCAGCCCCTACATCGACCAAATTATGCTAGTAGGTCAAGACCAGAGATCCGTCGGCGCCTTAATTGTCCCCAATGCAGAAGCTGTGCAGAAATGGGCAGAAACTCAGAATCCCCCCTTACACGAAATTGACTGGAATAGCAAGACCATTCAAGATTTATTCCGCAAAGAATTGAACCGAGAGGTGCAAAATCGCCCTGGATACCGCGCGGACGATCGCATCGGCCCGTTCCGGTTGATTCAGGAGCCATTTTCGATGGAAAATGGAATGTTGACCCAGACCCTTAAAATTAAGCGCCCGGTTGTGACGGAACACTACCGCGATATGATTGACGGGATGTTTTGA
- a CDS encoding leucine-rich repeat domain-containing protein translates to MILSILRVVIWSAIVLALSGNELSARAAEPQLGNSKRTFADWCRQKADLSPETKHTVDVLLKEAGTNDCDAADRKLSSLTKLDLFDNQIGDIKPLASLTNLTWLFLGSNQIGDIKPLASLTNLTRLSLSENPIGDIKPLASLTNLTFLDLSDNQIGDIKPLASLTNLTILFLSDNQIGDIKPLASLTNLTFLFLSDNKIGDIKPLASLTNLTFLDLSDNQIGDIKPLASLTNLSSLDLSDNRIGDIKPLASLTNLTRLNLLDNQIGDIKPLASLTNLTRLNLDGNVIGDIKPLASLTNLRSLDLSRNVIGDIKPLASLTKLTVLHLSGNEIAPKTCPLSRESICEWEP, encoded by the coding sequence ATGATTTTATCAATATTAAGAGTAGTTATTTGGAGCGCGATCGTCCTAGCATTATCTGGAAATGAACTATCTGCGCGGGCAGCAGAGCCGCAACTGGGAAACAGCAAGCGAACATTTGCGGATTGGTGCCGCCAAAAAGCTGATTTGAGTCCTGAAACCAAACATACTGTTGACGTGTTGTTGAAGGAAGCAGGGACTAATGATTGCGATGCCGCCGATCGGAAACTTTCTAGTCTCACGAAGCTCGACCTCTTCGACAATCAGATCGGCGATATCAAACCGCTAGCATCCTTGACTAACCTGACTTGGCTCTTCCTCGGCAGCAATCAGATCGGCGACATCAAACCGCTAGCATCCTTGACTAACCTGACTCGGCTCTCCCTCAGCGAAAATCCAATCGGCGACATCAAACCGCTAGCATCCTTGACTAACCTGACTTTCCTCGACCTCAGCGACAATCAGATAGGCGATATCAAACCGCTAGCATCCTTGACTAACCTGACTATCCTCTTCCTCAGCGACAATCAGATAGGCGATATCAAACCGCTAGCATCCTTGACTAACCTGACTTTTCTCTTCCTCAGCGACAATAAAATCGGCGACATCAAACCGCTAGCATCCTTGACTAACCTGACTTTCCTCGACCTCAGCGACAATCAGATAGGCGATATCAAACCGCTAGCATCCTTGACTAACCTAAGTTCGCTCGATCTCAGCGACAATCGGATCGGCGACATCAAACCGCTAGCATCCTTGACTAACCTGACTAGGCTCAACCTCTTGGACAATCAGATCGGCGACATCAAACCGCTAGCATCCTTGACTAACCTGACTAGGCTCAACCTCGACGGCAATGTGATCGGCGACATCAAACCGCTAGCATCCTTGACTAACCTACGTTCGCTCGACCTCAGCCGCAATGTGATCGGCGATATCAAACCGCTAGCATCCTTGACTAAACTGACTGTGCTCCACCTCAGCGGCAATGAGATCGCTCCCAAAACTTGCCCTCTTTCGCGAGAGTCTATCTGTGAGTGGGAACCATAA
- a CDS encoding leucine-rich repeat domain-containing protein, with product MTVIVAQKQMNLPRLIVVIWSAIVLALFGNELSAQAADPQLRNSKRTFADWCRQKADLSPETKHTVDVLLEQAGTNDCDAADRKLSSLTELFLSGNVIGDITPLASLTNLTVLDLGFNALGDIKPLASLTNLTRLNLFGNQIGDIKPLASLTKLTELTLNNNKIGDIKPLASLTNLTDLVLSSNQVGDIKPLASLTNLTRLDLDGNVIGDIKPLASLTNLTRLDLDGNVIGDIKPLASLTNLSSLDLDDNQIGDIKPLASLTNLMGLDLRRIVIGDIKPLASLTNLTDLSLDDNQIGDIKPLASLTNLTRLVLSSNQIRDIKPLASLTNLSSLDLSGNVIGDIKPLASLTNLSSLDLNNNKIGDIKPLASLTKLTELTLSGNVIGDIKPLASLTNLSSLVLFGNVIGDIKPLASLTNLSSLVLDGNVIGDIKALASLTNLAGLFLSSNVIGDIKPLASLTNLSSLDLSDNHIGDIKPLASLTNLIELHLSGNPIAPKTCPLKPESICKWEPQAKP from the coding sequence ATGACAGTTATAGTTGCACAGAAACAGATGAATTTACCAAGGTTGATAGTAGTTATTTGGAGCGCCATCGTCCTAGCATTATTTGGAAATGAACTATCTGCGCAGGCAGCAGATCCGCAACTGAGAAACAGCAAGCGAACATTTGCGGATTGGTGCCGCCAAAAAGCAGATTTGAGTCCTGAAACCAAACATACTGTTGACGTGTTGTTGGAGCAAGCAGGGACTAATGATTGCGATGCGGCCGATCGGAAACTTTCTAGTCTCACGGAACTCTTCCTCAGCGGCAATGTGATCGGCGACATCACACCGCTAGCATCCTTGACTAACCTGACTGTGCTCGACCTCGGATTCAATGCGCTCGGCGATATCAAACCGCTAGCATCCTTGACTAACCTGACTAGGCTCAACCTCTTCGGCAATCAGATCGGCGATATCAAACCGCTAGCATCCTTGACTAAACTGACGGAGCTTACCCTCAACAATAATAAGATCGGCGACATCAAACCGCTAGCATCCTTGACTAACCTGACGGATCTCGTCCTCAGCAGCAATCAGGTCGGCGACATCAAACCGCTAGCATCCTTGACTAATCTGACTAGGCTCGACCTCGACGGCAATGTGATCGGCGATATCAAACCGCTAGCATCCTTGACTAATCTGACTAGGCTCGACCTCGACGGCAATGTGATCGGCGATATCAAACCGCTAGCATCCTTGACTAACCTAAGTTCGCTCGACCTCGACGACAATCAGATCGGCGACATCAAACCGCTAGCATCCTTGACTAACTTGATGGGACTCGACCTCAGGCGCATTGTGATAGGCGATATCAAACCGCTAGCATCCTTGACTAACCTGACTGATCTCTCCCTCGACGACAATCAGATCGGCGATATCAAACCGCTAGCATCCTTGACTAACCTGACTAGGCTCGTCCTCAGCAGCAATCAGATCCGCGACATCAAACCGCTAGCATCCTTGACTAACCTAAGTTCGCTCGACCTCAGCGGCAATGTGATCGGCGATATCAAACCGCTAGCATCCTTGACTAACCTAAGTTCGCTCGACCTCAACAATAATAAGATAGGCGATATCAAACCGCTAGCATCCTTGACTAAACTGACGGAGCTCACCCTCAGTGGCAATGTGATCGGCGACATCAAACCGCTAGCATCCTTGACTAACCTAAGTTCGCTCGTCCTCTTCGGCAATGTGATCGGCGATATCAAACCGCTAGCATCCTTGACCAACCTAAGTTCGCTCGTCCTCGACGGCAATGTGATCGGCGATATCAAAGCGCTAGCATCCTTGACCAACCTGGCGGGGCTCTTCCTCAGCAGCAATGTGATCGGCGACATCAAACCGCTAGCATCCTTGACTAACCTAAGTTCGCTCGACCTCAGCGACAATCACATAGGGGATATCAAACCGCTAGCATCCTTGACTAACCTGATAGAACTCCATCTCAGCGGAAATCCGATCGCACCCAAGACTTGTCCTCTCAAGCCAGAGTCTATCTGTAAGTGGGAACCACAAGCTAAACCATAA